A region of Lycium barbarum isolate Lr01 chromosome 3, ASM1917538v2, whole genome shotgun sequence DNA encodes the following proteins:
- the LOC132633966 gene encoding uncharacterized protein LOC132633966 has product MQGQPPDCILKVAKNTSKLSYSSLLGIINPMRRSRVYQALAEEDIEADAKGNDVDLSLILINVKHITKLLGEQGREEYMVLDLKHKVICFLLERTKLCTNNT; this is encoded by the exons ATGCAGGGGCAACCCCCTGATTGCATACTAAAGGTCGCAAAAAACACCAGCAAGCTAAGTTATTCAAGTTTGCTTGGGATCATTAATCCTATGAGAAGATCTAGAGTTTATCAAGCTTTGGCAGAAGAAGATATTGAAGCT GATGCCAAGGGCAATGATGTTGATCTCAGTCTGATATTGATCAATGTGAAGCATATTACGAAGCTGCTAGGGGAACAAGGAAGAgaagaatatatggtcttggatctcaagcacaaagttatctgctttttgttggaaagaaCAAAATTATGCACTAACAATACTTGA